From [Clostridium] symbiosum, a single genomic window includes:
- a CDS encoding RraA family protein: MTLEEKKYWIDSYIQFPTGNISDAMDSLGLARGAILGLSALNANQPPAAGFAFTIRQIRRRTPWDGKNLARQGAVIDTQTQAGDLLVIDMGDITDVCTGGAILALRAQMRGVTGEITNGCLRDAEEIAGLNFPVLCGGTSPVKSAYDIETDGVNVPVSIGNVQIMPGDLILIDRTGAVAVPAEQLKPVLEAAKKIAAKEAKMTEMIRLGKSLAEARQIMA, translated from the coding sequence ATGACATTAGAAGAAAAAAAATACTGGATTGACTCTTATATTCAATTTCCCACCGGCAATATTTCCGATGCAATGGACAGCCTCGGGCTCGCCAGAGGCGCCATTCTGGGACTCTCCGCTTTGAATGCAAATCAGCCCCCGGCAGCGGGCTTTGCCTTTACCATCCGGCAGATACGCAGGCGCACTCCCTGGGACGGTAAAAATCTGGCCCGCCAGGGAGCGGTCATCGACACTCAGACACAGGCAGGTGATCTGCTTGTCATCGATATGGGAGATATCACGGACGTTTGCACCGGAGGGGCTATTCTGGCCCTGCGGGCACAGATGCGCGGAGTGACCGGCGAGATTACAAACGGCTGTCTGAGAGATGCCGAGGAGATCGCCGGACTGAACTTCCCCGTTCTCTGCGGCGGAACCTCTCCCGTCAAAAGCGCTTACGATATCGAGACAGACGGCGTCAATGTCCCTGTCTCGATCGGGAATGTACAGATCATGCCTGGCGACCTAATCCTGATCGATCGGACCGGCGCCGTTGCAGTTCCGGCGGAACAATTAAAGCCCGTCCTTGAGGCCGCAAAAAAAATCGCAGCAAAGGAAGCGAAAATGACGGAGATGATACGCCTTGGAAAATCTCTGGCCGAAGCCAGGCAAATCATGGCATAA
- a CDS encoding LysR family transcriptional regulator, with protein MKNRNYEYVYTVWQEGSFSKAAQKLFISQPALSASIKKLESELYGVPLFNRSVTPVTLTPAGEFYIAAAGEIAAIEERIELYFASEAGIRSGTLNLGSSAYFCTYVLPGIIKRYQRHNPDCTINLIETGITEMEERLKSGELDLIVDVESLDQQTFESVSLGKEYILLAVPALFEVNKKLEPYRITSSQIRDLSFLDKSIPAADLSLLKDEPFLLLKKQHDMYRRAMELCRHAGFEPKASLFLDQMLTAYNIANNGQGITFFRNTLLDYTEESGKLNYYKLGDEMAEREIWLSFKKLPAPSVLTEDFMKFVMLEGVNP; from the coding sequence ATGAAAAACCGCAACTACGAATATGTCTATACGGTCTGGCAGGAAGGCAGCTTTTCAAAGGCCGCCCAGAAGCTCTTTATTTCCCAGCCTGCCCTGAGCGCCTCGATTAAAAAACTGGAGTCCGAGCTTTACGGCGTTCCCCTGTTTAACCGAAGCGTCACTCCCGTCACCCTCACTCCGGCCGGAGAATTTTATATCGCGGCCGCCGGAGAAATCGCAGCTATTGAAGAACGGATTGAACTGTATTTCGCCTCAGAGGCGGGAATCAGGAGCGGCACGCTGAATCTCGGAAGCTCCGCTTATTTCTGCACCTATGTCCTCCCCGGCATAATCAAACGCTATCAGCGGCACAATCCCGACTGTACCATCAATCTGATTGAAACAGGCATCACGGAGATGGAGGAAAGGCTGAAATCGGGGGAACTGGATCTGATTGTGGATGTGGAATCCCTGGATCAGCAGACCTTTGAGTCCGTCTCCCTCGGCAAAGAATATATCCTTCTCGCCGTACCCGCCCTCTTTGAGGTAAATAAAAAGCTGGAACCGTACCGGATCACCAGTTCCCAGATACGGGATCTGAGTTTTCTAGATAAAAGCATTCCTGCCGCCGACCTGTCTCTGCTGAAGGACGAACCGTTCCTCCTTCTGAAAAAGCAGCATGATATGTACAGGAGAGCCATGGAACTGTGCCGCCATGCCGGTTTTGAGCCAAAGGCCAGCCTCTTCCTCGACCAGATGCTGACGGCCTACAATATTGCAAACAACGGACAGGGGATTACATTTTTCCGGAATACGCTTCTCGATTATACGGAGGAGAGTGGAAAGCTGAACTATTATAAGCTGGGAGACGAGATGGCGGAACGTGAAATCTGGCTGTCGTTTAAGAAACTGCCCGCTCCGTCCGTGCTGACGGAAGATTTTATGAAATTCGTGATGCTGGAAGGGGTGAATCCGTGA
- a CDS encoding SDR family oxidoreductase, translated as MDLGLKDKVAIVCASSSGLGKAIATELCHEGARVMLFSPFEEQLKEAQAEIEEKTGNRPEYFTGDITKAEDIRKLVETTTVKLGPVYALMNNTGGPAPGPFDKFGDEDWQYAFELCLLSYVRLVRECLPIMRANGGGRILNSTSSSVKAVLDNLILSNTFRMGVVGLAKTLSQELGGDGILVNVIGPGRIGTARIDQLDRVRAEKAGKTVKEIQESAFANIPLSRYGKPEEYGKLAAFLLAPSNTYITGQTVLVDGGLVKAI; from the coding sequence ATGGACTTGGGATTAAAAGATAAGGTGGCCATTGTCTGTGCATCCAGTTCGGGGCTGGGCAAGGCGATCGCCACGGAACTTTGCCATGAGGGCGCCAGAGTTATGCTGTTTTCCCCATTCGAGGAGCAGCTTAAAGAAGCTCAGGCGGAGATAGAAGAGAAGACCGGCAACAGGCCGGAGTATTTTACCGGAGATATTACAAAGGCGGAGGATATCAGGAAACTGGTGGAGACCACAACCGTAAAACTCGGCCCGGTTTACGCCCTGATGAACAACACCGGAGGCCCGGCCCCGGGGCCGTTTGACAAGTTCGGCGATGAAGACTGGCAGTATGCATTTGAACTGTGCCTTCTTTCCTATGTCCGTCTTGTGCGGGAGTGCCTGCCGATTATGAGGGCCAACGGCGGAGGAAGAATATTAAATTCCACTTCATCCTCCGTAAAAGCTGTGCTCGACAATCTGATTCTTTCCAACACCTTCCGGATGGGGGTAGTGGGGCTTGCAAAGACCCTGTCCCAGGAACTGGGAGGGGACGGCATCCTGGTCAATGTGATTGGGCCGGGAAGAATTGGTACGGCAAGGATTGATCAACTGGATCGGGTCCGGGCCGAAAAAGCCGGGAAGACCGTGAAAGAGATACAGGAGTCCGCATTTGCCAATATTCCCCTGAGCCGCTATGGGAAGCCGGAGGAATACGGCAAGCTGGCCGCTTTCCTTCTGGCGCCCTCCAATACTTACATTACAGGCCAGACTGTGCTTGTAGATGGCGGTCTTGTCAAGGCAATCTAA
- a CDS encoding fumarylacetoacetate hydrolase family protein, giving the protein MRLVTIKKDGAEMAGIVTEQGVYPIMELNAIQGTAWECKMFDLIREQQIPLLTAWYNRGGKEKLESMPGLVPSKEVEYGPLYRNPQRIFGIGLNYAEHAGDLGENAPKGFPGSFYKPASTIIGPYDNIEIPALPEAEKTTAEAELGIILGKDCKFIEESDWENYIAGYTTVLDMTEESIIRQNPRFLTISKGFDTFFSFGPQLVTPDEVPDVLKLRVQTVHNGRVHAENVVNNMTHKPSRLVSLVSHLQGWKAGDVLSTGTPRAVQIEDGDVAECRIDGPDGFAMEPLKNPVVDLKKKTGR; this is encoded by the coding sequence ATGAGGCTTGTAACGATTAAAAAAGACGGCGCGGAAATGGCCGGGATTGTCACGGAACAGGGCGTATATCCAATCATGGAGCTCAATGCCATTCAGGGGACCGCGTGGGAATGCAAAATGTTCGATCTGATTCGGGAGCAGCAGATCCCTCTCCTGACCGCCTGGTACAACCGGGGAGGAAAGGAGAAACTTGAGAGCATGCCGGGCCTGGTTCCGTCCAAAGAGGTTGAATATGGCCCTCTGTACCGCAATCCCCAGCGCATATTCGGAATCGGGTTAAACTATGCGGAGCATGCCGGAGATTTGGGGGAGAATGCGCCGAAGGGGTTCCCGGGCAGCTTCTACAAACCGGCCTCCACAATCATCGGGCCGTATGACAATATCGAGATTCCGGCGCTCCCGGAAGCGGAGAAGACAACGGCGGAAGCCGAGCTGGGCATCATTCTTGGAAAAGACTGCAAATTTATCGAGGAGAGCGACTGGGAAAATTATATTGCCGGTTATACAACGGTTCTCGATATGACGGAGGAGTCCATCATCCGCCAGAATCCCCGGTTTCTCACGATATCCAAAGGATTTGACACCTTTTTCAGCTTTGGTCCCCAGCTCGTGACGCCCGACGAGGTGCCGGACGTGCTGAAACTGAGGGTGCAGACCGTACATAACGGCAGAGTCCACGCTGAAAATGTGGTAAACAACATGACCCACAAACCGTCCCGCCTCGTCTCACTGGTTTCCCATCTTCAGGGATGGAAGGCGGGAGACGTCCTTTCCACGGGAACCCCAAGGGCGGTCCAGATAGAAGACGGAGATGTGGCGGAATGCCGGATTGACGGTCCGGACGGCTTTGCCATGGAGCCGCTTAAAAATCCCGTAGTGGATTTAAAGAAAAAAACAGGAAGATAA
- a CDS encoding pyridoxal phosphate-dependent aminotransferase: protein MNEMIAERMNRLAPSGIRKMNEKALAMERAGEPVIHFEIGRPDFDTPEYIKKACIDSINAGDVFYTSNFGIAELREAIAEKLRTQNGIDCSASEILVSVGLTEAVYDVLCSILNEGDEILIPDPVWINYMNVPKLLGAVPVSYHLREENDYQIDLDEIRGAITPKTKALVIISPNNPTGGVLSEKVLKELAEIASCNNLLVLADEVYERLIFDDEKHISIASLPGMKERTITLNGFSKAYSMTGWRLGYAAAPESLIAVLNKIHQHNTTCATSFVQKAAVAALRGEKDEVSGMVREYQRRRDYAVDAINKIEGISCRRPKGAFYIFINIKKLGKSSAEIAEYLLNEAKLAFVPGDVFGPEGEGYLRMSFANSYENIVEGCGRLEKAIEKLTAGK from the coding sequence ATGAATGAAATGATTGCAGAACGAATGAACCGGCTGGCTCCCTCGGGCATCCGTAAAATGAATGAAAAGGCGCTCGCCATGGAGCGGGCCGGCGAACCGGTAATCCATTTTGAGATTGGACGGCCCGACTTCGACACACCGGAGTATATTAAAAAGGCCTGTATCGACAGCATCAATGCAGGTGACGTATTCTATACCTCCAACTTCGGCATCGCGGAACTGAGGGAGGCCATCGCGGAAAAGCTCCGCACCCAAAACGGGATTGACTGCAGCGCTTCGGAAATCCTTGTGAGCGTCGGTCTGACCGAGGCCGTCTACGACGTACTCTGCAGCATTTTGAATGAGGGGGATGAAATTCTTATTCCGGATCCCGTCTGGATCAACTATATGAATGTACCAAAGCTTCTGGGCGCCGTCCCCGTGTCTTATCACCTGCGGGAAGAAAATGACTATCAGATCGATCTGGACGAAATCCGGGGCGCAATCACGCCCAAAACAAAGGCCCTGGTCATCATCAGCCCCAACAATCCCACCGGCGGTGTCCTCTCCGAAAAGGTGTTAAAGGAGCTGGCCGAAATTGCGTCCTGCAACAATCTTCTCGTTCTGGCCGATGAAGTTTACGAACGCCTGATCTTTGATGACGAAAAACATATAAGCATCGCGTCCCTGCCCGGTATGAAGGAGCGCACTATCACCCTCAACGGCTTTTCAAAGGCATATTCCATGACAGGCTGGAGGCTGGGTTATGCCGCCGCCCCGGAAAGCCTGATCGCCGTCCTCAATAAGATTCACCAGCACAATACCACCTGCGCCACTTCCTTTGTACAAAAGGCGGCCGTCGCCGCTCTACGCGGGGAGAAGGATGAGGTGAGCGGGATGGTCCGCGAGTATCAGAGACGCCGCGACTACGCCGTGGATGCCATTAATAAAATCGAGGGGATCAGCTGCCGCCGCCCTAAGGGAGCTTTCTATATCTTTATCAACATAAAGAAACTTGGAAAATCCTCCGCCGAAATTGCCGAATATCTGTTAAATGAGGCCAAACTGGCATTTGTCCCCGGAGATGTCTTCGGACCGGAAGGGGAAGGATACCTCCGTATGTCCTTTGCAAACAGCTATGAAAATATCGTGGAGGGCTGCGGGCGGCTTGAAAAAGCCATAGAGAAGCTTACCGCGGGGAAATGA
- a CDS encoding DUF1266 domain-containing protein, whose amino-acid sequence MKYRKWKLLLSTGILSLSLNQAALAAYYCTQPGDESNSQLTGGTFTDTEQGRMFTGSDGQVYVNHWLYYEKTRTWYYFDGNGIAVTGFQTVDGKLRYFNKFGQLIKSRIIVDGNVYFGDSKTGEILTSLNGGNEKKRSYNGKKYVFDEHGIAHGEDGNYDHDTMRKLNPAWKKEDKKWTYVENGQKLRNAWHQDNGMTFYFDENGYMVYNTVKQIDGKEYKFTSDGALLTAGKLDHITIDGARYSLGSDGALTQTEAAPVKSDYALTEEQQTANNRTNPYNNNQTVQWINATYAIMTKSNGENIRMFGGRVKLGGIKESYREIDDYDRDKMREGLVTSWGVTDRTTADSTLSALIESGNASGSAWDYSRAMSNIGFYYRAEYYTEAEALDKSLELAKVIQTRFSSWDQFVNSYLEGYAAWAGAKEDRRAIYEGLKSSAFNPFAIDWNLKLEKSW is encoded by the coding sequence ATGAAGTACAGAAAATGGAAACTGTTATTGTCTACGGGGATTTTGTCGCTGTCATTAAACCAGGCGGCCCTCGCCGCGTATTACTGTACGCAGCCGGGGGATGAGTCAAACAGCCAATTGACCGGAGGTACGTTTACGGATACGGAACAGGGCCGCATGTTTACGGGCAGTGACGGACAGGTATACGTGAATCACTGGCTGTACTACGAAAAGACGCGCACCTGGTATTATTTTGACGGCAACGGCATTGCAGTTACCGGTTTTCAGACCGTGGATGGAAAACTCCGCTATTTTAACAAGTTCGGACAGCTCATCAAGAGCCGCATTATCGTCGACGGTAATGTCTATTTTGGGGACTCCAAGACGGGCGAGATCCTGACCAGCTTAAATGGAGGAAATGAGAAAAAGCGCAGTTACAATGGGAAGAAATATGTGTTTGATGAGCATGGTATTGCCCACGGGGAAGACGGCAATTATGATCATGATACGATGCGGAAACTGAATCCGGCGTGGAAGAAAGAGGATAAGAAATGGACCTATGTAGAAAACGGGCAGAAACTCCGTAACGCCTGGCATCAGGATAACGGCATGACGTTTTATTTTGATGAAAATGGGTATATGGTCTATAACACGGTAAAGCAGATCGATGGGAAAGAATACAAATTTACATCCGACGGCGCGCTTTTAACCGCAGGAAAACTGGATCATATAACCATAGACGGCGCCAGATACAGCCTGGGAAGCGACGGCGCCCTGACGCAGACGGAGGCGGCTCCGGTGAAGAGTGACTACGCACTAACCGAGGAACAGCAGACTGCGAACAACAGGACGAATCCCTATAATAATAACCAGACCGTGCAGTGGATCAATGCTACTTATGCAATTATGACCAAGAGCAACGGGGAAAATATCAGGATGTTCGGCGGCCGCGTCAAGCTCGGCGGAATCAAGGAATCGTACCGGGAGATAGACGACTACGACCGGGATAAGATGAGGGAAGGCCTGGTAACCTCCTGGGGCGTCACCGACCGTACGACAGCGGATTCGACGCTTTCCGCCCTGATAGAAAGCGGCAATGCATCCGGATCGGCCTGGGACTACAGCCGGGCGATGTCCAACATAGGCTTTTACTACCGGGCGGAATATTATACCGAAGCTGAGGCTCTCGATAAGTCTCTGGAGCTTGCAAAGGTGATCCAGACAAGATTTTCCTCCTGGGATCAGTTTGTTAACAGTTATCTGGAGGGATACGCAGCCTGGGCCGGGGCAAAGGAAGACAGACGCGCCATTTACGAAGGGTTGAAGTCAAGCGCATTTAATCCGTTTGCAATCGACTGGAACCTGAAACTGGAGAAATCCTGGTAA
- a CDS encoding PaaI family thioesterase encodes MDYAEQLRKTNETNHFMIHNNITATMLTGQEAQVTAAITPVSLNAMESVHGGLMFIMAETAAGLLTRNDGRRHVTVNSSFQFLKGTNQAEKLIAKAVVMNRGRKICVCRSSVMEPGRDVVLAEGEFTFYCLDNN; translated from the coding sequence ATGGATTACGCAGAACAGTTAAGAAAGACCAATGAGACCAATCATTTTATGATTCACAACAACATCACCGCCACCATGCTGACCGGGCAGGAGGCCCAGGTCACCGCGGCCATTACGCCGGTTTCCCTGAATGCGATGGAGAGCGTCCACGGCGGACTCATGTTTATTATGGCCGAGACAGCCGCCGGCCTGTTGACGAGAAACGACGGCCGCCGCCATGTCACGGTGAACAGCTCGTTCCAGTTCCTTAAGGGAACAAACCAGGCTGAAAAATTGATTGCGAAAGCAGTTGTAATGAACCGGGGGAGAAAGATCTGCGTCTGCCGTTCCAGTGTCATGGAACCCGGGCGCGATGTGGTTCTGGCGGAAGGGGAGTTTACGTTTTACTGCCTGGATAATAATTAG
- a CDS encoding AMP-binding protein, whose amino-acid sequence MLGTFYEERQELKDRPMLMDDEGGRASYGDLDDFCRRTAGRMKRRSLLFILCENSIGSVFSYFAALRNSIVPLLLNGRIMDDESQRELLEGLLKEYRPEYFALSDKVLNNNKDFFKEAQPVWRERGYVCLSLPVNRERQAGEPLHEELALLLTTSGSTGSPKLVRLSYKNLSSNAASIASYLELSRSERPITTLPMNYTYGLSVINSHALAGATVLLTDKTLFDREFWEFADREKATSLSGVPYTYEILKKLHFTDSPHPYLKTMTQAGGKLPYELHREFAEYAAENGKKFIVMYGQTEATARMGYLPWQDALSRCGSMGIAIPGGKFRLLGAGGREIEEAGVTGELVYEGKNVMMGYAKDRKDLSEGDDCGGILFTGDMAKRDEEGFYYIEGRKKRFLKLFGNRISLDGTERLLKQNFGDCGFACTGNDEGMNIFMAPAGEEKPEKEEIILFLEGKTKLPGRLFRVVMVEEIPKNEAGKVQYKKLEEFL is encoded by the coding sequence ATGTTAGGCACATTTTATGAAGAAAGACAGGAATTAAAAGACAGGCCGATGCTGATGGACGATGAGGGAGGACGGGCATCGTACGGCGATTTAGATGATTTTTGCCGCAGGACGGCAGGCAGGATGAAACGCAGGAGCCTCCTCTTTATCTTATGCGAAAACAGCATTGGCTCCGTATTTTCTTATTTCGCCGCTCTGAGAAACAGCATCGTCCCTTTACTTTTAAACGGCCGTATCATGGATGATGAATCCCAGAGGGAGCTGCTTGAGGGGCTGCTAAAAGAGTACAGGCCGGAGTATTTTGCGCTATCAGATAAGGTTCTTAACAATAATAAAGACTTTTTTAAAGAGGCACAGCCGGTGTGGAGGGAGAGAGGGTATGTCTGCCTGAGCCTGCCGGTCAACAGGGAGCGGCAGGCCGGGGAGCCTCTGCATGAGGAACTGGCCCTGCTTCTGACCACGTCAGGCAGCACGGGGAGTCCGAAACTTGTCAGGCTGAGCTATAAGAATCTGAGTTCCAATGCGGCGTCCATCGCCAGTTATCTGGAACTGAGCCGGTCGGAGCGTCCCATTACCACGCTCCCGATGAATTATACCTATGGCCTGTCCGTAATCAACAGCCATGCATTGGCGGGCGCAACGGTGCTTTTGACGGATAAAACGCTGTTTGACAGGGAATTCTGGGAGTTTGCCGACCGGGAAAAGGCCACCTCGCTTTCCGGGGTTCCTTATACTTATGAGATACTGAAAAAACTCCATTTTACGGACAGTCCCCATCCCTATCTGAAGACAATGACGCAGGCGGGAGGAAAACTGCCGTATGAACTCCACCGCGAATTTGCAGAGTATGCGGCGGAAAACGGAAAAAAATTTATCGTAATGTACGGCCAGACGGAAGCCACGGCAAGAATGGGTTACCTTCCCTGGCAGGATGCGCTTAGCCGCTGCGGCAGTATGGGAATCGCCATTCCGGGCGGTAAATTCAGGCTGCTCGGGGCCGGTGGAAGGGAGATAGAAGAGGCCGGAGTGACGGGAGAGCTGGTTTACGAGGGGAAAAATGTCATGATGGGATATGCAAAGGACAGAAAAGACCTCTCGGAAGGAGATGACTGCGGCGGAATTCTGTTTACCGGCGATATGGCGAAGCGCGATGAAGAGGGATTTTACTATATTGAGGGGAGAAAAAAGCGGTTTTTAAAACTGTTCGGCAACCGGATCAGCCTGGACGGCACGGAACGTCTTTTAAAACAGAACTTCGGAGACTGCGGATTTGCCTGTACCGGGAATGATGAGGGCATGAACATTTTTATGGCTCCGGCCGGGGAAGAAAAACCAGAGAAAGAAGAAATCATTCTTTTTCTGGAGGGTAAAACAAAACTGCCCGGCAGATTATTCCGTGTGGTTATGGTGGAGGAAATACCCAAGAACGAGGCAGGGAAGGTACAGTATAAAAAGCTGGAAGAATTCCTTTAA
- a CDS encoding acyl-CoA reductase has protein sequence MKDEREEGIISGKAGEQVEIPFSNQILDFLAGLSRRIRDDRELGKDEEIRAFGFWCRRANLERLKETYSGNGVRLGRGLVFHITPSNIQTMFAWSMAIGLLAGNSNIIRISSRLSGNGLKLKALIEDALASSAGRGTVGNMVRFVSYDSRDGEQTSYFSSRCDMRIIWGGDRTVEEIRKFPLKAGAGEIAFPDRTSILLLNTIEISKLGEGELENLAHRFCMDTYNMDQNACSSPSLVFWEDGTQKNGRAEQVRKRWWPAVEKAAADYELTAHKVAGKFGALCTAAMAHNNLGEMSRYGNLIWVVPVKSITEEASGLKGKFGLFYEYRIETLEELIPAMTEKIQTMTFYGYQKERLQRFIRDKRLRGIDRVVPAGQALAMDLIWDGMNLIERLSREIT, from the coding sequence ATGAAGGATGAGAGGGAGGAAGGGATCATCAGTGGGAAAGCCGGAGAACAGGTGGAAATTCCATTTTCCAATCAGATCCTGGATTTCCTGGCCGGGCTGTCACGCCGTATCCGGGACGACCGGGAACTGGGAAAGGATGAGGAAATCCGGGCCTTCGGCTTCTGGTGCCGCAGAGCCAATCTGGAACGCTTAAAGGAAACGTACTCAGGAAATGGAGTCCGCCTGGGCAGAGGCCTGGTCTTTCATATCACACCGTCCAACATCCAGACGATGTTTGCCTGGTCCATGGCAATCGGGCTGCTGGCGGGCAATTCCAATATAATCCGTATATCTTCAAGGCTCTCCGGAAACGGGCTGAAGCTGAAGGCGCTGATAGAGGATGCACTGGCATCGTCCGCAGGGAGGGGGACGGTCGGCAATATGGTCCGCTTTGTATCTTACGACAGCCGGGACGGGGAGCAGACGTCATATTTTTCTTCCCGGTGTGATATGAGAATCATCTGGGGCGGGGACAGAACCGTGGAAGAGATACGGAAGTTTCCTCTGAAGGCCGGAGCCGGTGAAATCGCGTTTCCCGACCGTACCTCCATTCTTCTTCTGAATACCATCGAGATTTCGAAACTGGGAGAGGGAGAACTTGAAAACCTGGCCCACAGATTCTGCATGGACACCTATAACATGGATCAGAACGCCTGTTCCAGCCCATCCCTGGTCTTCTGGGAAGACGGGACACAGAAAAACGGCAGGGCGGAGCAGGTGAGGAAACGCTGGTGGCCGGCGGTGGAAAAGGCGGCGGCTGATTACGAGCTTACGGCACATAAAGTGGCCGGGAAGTTTGGCGCCTTATGCACGGCGGCCATGGCGCACAACAATCTGGGGGAGATGTCCCGGTATGGAAATCTCATCTGGGTGGTGCCGGTGAAAAGCATCACGGAAGAAGCATCAGGGCTGAAGGGGAAATTTGGCCTCTTCTATGAATATAGGATTGAAACGCTGGAGGAACTGATTCCTGCAATGACGGAAAAGATCCAGACCATGACTTTTTACGGATATCAGAAAGAGAGACTGCAACGTTTTATCCGGGATAAGCGGCTTCGGGGAATCGACCGCGTGGTTCCGGCAGGACAGGCGCTGGCCATGGATTTGATCTGGGACGGAATGAACCTGATAGAGAGGCTGTCCAGGGAAATCACATAG
- a CDS encoding acyl-protein synthetase, whose translation MNYQAVLDMPPFGVAQAEKERRLLPYLSLLTERHREKCREYAGILNVLGYGREKAGEIKKLEDLPMIPVSVFKESGLRSISDSEVFSTLRSSGTTGQRPSVISLDRMTASDQQRTLSAVVGDFVGSRRMPMLIIDSPDVLKDRNLYSARGAGIAGFSVFGLGRKYALNSDMSLNLETIEAFLEQNRGERILLFGFTYLVWTCFCLALRERGIRLDLNNGCLIHGGGWKKMKDKAVTEQEFRETLRRQTGIRQVHDYYGMAEQTGSIYMECRCGHLHASSYSEVITRRSYDFSPCEIGEKGILQVISAAAQSYPGHSLLTEDEGIILGIDDCPCGRKGKYFKVTGRIAESEIRGCSDTYEG comes from the coding sequence ATGAATTATCAGGCAGTGCTCGACATGCCGCCGTTCGGGGTGGCACAGGCCGAAAAAGAGCGTAGGCTTCTGCCTTATTTGAGCCTTCTGACGGAGCGGCACAGGGAAAAGTGCCGGGAGTATGCAGGGATTCTGAACGTACTGGGATATGGCAGGGAAAAGGCCGGGGAGATTAAAAAACTGGAAGATCTTCCAATGATACCTGTCTCTGTATTCAAGGAAAGCGGGCTCAGAAGTATCTCCGACAGTGAGGTTTTCAGTACGCTCCGGTCCTCAGGAACTACAGGACAGCGGCCTTCCGTGATTTCGTTGGATCGCATGACCGCGTCGGATCAACAGAGAACTCTTTCGGCTGTTGTGGGAGACTTTGTGGGCAGCAGGCGGATGCCGATGCTGATCATTGATTCACCCGACGTACTGAAGGACAGGAATCTGTACTCGGCCAGAGGAGCTGGAATTGCGGGCTTTTCCGTTTTCGGGCTCGGGAGAAAGTATGCCCTGAACAGTGATATGAGCCTGAATCTGGAGACCATTGAAGCGTTTTTAGAGCAAAACAGGGGCGAAAGAATTCTTCTATTCGGATTTACCTATCTTGTATGGACCTGCTTCTGTCTGGCCCTGAGGGAAAGGGGGATCCGCCTCGACCTTAATAACGGCTGCCTGATCCATGGAGGCGGCTGGAAGAAGATGAAGGACAAAGCGGTGACGGAGCAGGAATTTCGGGAAACGCTGAGGCGGCAGACCGGTATCCGGCAGGTACACGATTACTATGGGATGGCGGAACAGACGGGGAGTATTTATATGGAGTGCAGGTGCGGCCATCTTCATGCCAGCAGTTACTCGGAGGTTATTACCCGCAGAAGTTATGATTTCTCACCCTGTGAGATTGGTGAGAAGGGAATTCTTCAGGTGATTTCCGCGGCAGCCCAGTCGTATCCGGGCCATTCTCTTCTGACGGAGGATGAGGGAATCATCCTGGGGATTGACGATTGTCCCTGCGGCAGGAAAGGAAAATATTTTAAGGTGACCGGCCGGATAGCCGAGTCGGAAATCAGGGGGTGCAGCGATACATATGAAGGATGA
- a CDS encoding acyl carrier protein gives MTNLERYNKIFMDVFRKKEEELKGLKYRGFDLWDSIGHMDLVAELEEAFEIRLETSDMLDLTSYEKGMEVLAGYGVVFEGAEKA, from the coding sequence ATGACCAATCTTGAGAGATACAACAAAATTTTTATGGATGTTTTCAGGAAAAAGGAGGAGGAGTTAAAGGGACTTAAATACAGAGGCTTTGATCTCTGGGATTCCATCGGCCATATGGATCTTGTGGCCGAGCTGGAAGAGGCGTTTGAAATCAGACTGGAGACGTCGGATATGCTGGATTTGACATCTTACGAAAAAGGTATGGAGGTACTGGCAGGATACGGCGTTGTTTTTGAGGGGGCCGAAAAAGCATGA